The DNA segment GAAGTGTGGGCTTCTGGAAGTTATCGATCGAAAGTGATTCCGTGGGATTTTTCAAAAAAGTTAGACGACGAGAAATTGCGTATAGTACCTACTACTGATGAACTTCATGTTCGTATCAAAGGCGAGCATTACCGTTCGAAAGAAGTAAACTTATGTCCCCCAGGACTTAGCTCTTATCCTATCCATGCGGCTCTTTTCATATTTCCTCCTAGGTTGCAAAGGGTCAGTGAAACGTCTTGCTGGCCGCTGGCGCATCACTCCTTCGGAGATCCGCATGCTTCGACAGGGACCATCGACTACGGATCAACGCAACGACATAGGCCCCGCATTCACCCTTGAGGCAGGCCACTGGATAAAAATGTCAGCGCACCGAGTTCGGAAGCCGTCTTTTCTTACAACATCCCTGGCGCTACTTCGTGGCCTGAACTGCCGCTACCTGCCATGCCTCATAGTACAGTGATGGGGTGTAGCACAGGTCACAGGTCTGGTAAGGGAAATCAGAAGCTGCCACGAGGCGGTCAGCCTCAAGTTGCTGAACTGGGTAATAGAGAGAAGGGACGTAGGTTTCTGCGGCGGTCTCATACGGAAAATCAGTGGCTGGTGCGAAGCTTGTCTGCTGACCCATCCCACCCGTGACGGTCGTAGCGACCGATAAAACGGCTACCAGCAGCATCACGCATATCTTCTTCATGACTCCCTCCTGTTAATCGGGACTCTGCGATTGGGCCCAAGCCGTGACTATGGGCTCGTCAACCTGGCCGCCTTCCGCAGATGCCAGGAAAGCCTGTTCAACTCTTGCGAGATACTGGTGATCTGGGTAGCAGGTCAAACACACGTGAGTCACCAGACCTGCAGCGATGAATGCGAAGAACACAATAACCAGCAAAATTCTCGTTCCCCTTTTCATGACTCCCTCCTCGTCTATTACCAGAAGGTCTGGTAATCTGGAGAAACGAAAGACCCAGGATTCGCTATCATGCCGAACAGCACAAAGAGCAGGATCATCACCAGAAGGAACGTGACGAAGCCCCTGTCCAGTACCAACTTCTCTTCTACAACACGCTCGCCGTCTGCAAACCTTTCTTCCACGAAGCTCTTATCCAACGTAAGGCTCTGTTGCATCGGACTAACCTCCTTTTTAAATGTCACTAGAAAAAGGTTAGTGCAGAAGATTCAGTTCGGTAAGAGGAATTAAATAAGAGAGAATTACGACCGCAATGGTAGTATTAGGTGAGAGAGAGGAGATAGGAGCGCAGATTTGCCTCCCTATTCAGATCCAGCTTCTTTCTTATGAGAAGCCTCTGCTTGTCGATGGCGTCCTGGCTCACATGCAGAAATTCCGCTATGTCCTTCGTGGTCCTACCTTCCTTTATGAGAGCGATGATCTCAAGCTGACGCGGCGTGAAATTGAAGCGACGCAAGTTGTTAAGAAAGGGAGAGAGGATCTCTTTGAGATTCCCTTCGATACAGTCAACCGCGGCGCGTTGCAAAGGTTCGAGCTTACTCTTTTTCAACTTCTCTACGTGCGGAACCACAAGCTGCTTCACGGTTGACACCAGTCTATCTTCAAGCTCTTTTTTGTCCTCCTCCCGGCGTTTGAGCAAGACTTTCAGCGCGGCGTTTGCCTCCTGAAGGTCAAGGCGTTCTGCTTCCAGTGCCCTCTCTGCCTCCCTGCGCGTTTCTATCTCCTTCTCGAGCTGACCCCGAGCCTGGATCCGCACGATGATGTTGCCCAGTTGACCAGCAATAAGTTCGAGTGTCGGCCAGCCTTGCTCTCGCGCAAGTACAACCTCACGGGAGCCGAGGTTCATAGACGCGATCACCTCACCTTTGAAAAAGACAGGCACCATAACAGCAGACCGGATTCCCTCACCCACGATGTACGGTCTCACCTCTTCGGAGATCTGGTCGGCGAGAGAGTGGGCCACGCTTCTTCGCTGCGTCAGGAGCAACCAGAGTTCTGAGCGGGCCTTGACTAGGGAGAACCTGCTGGCGAGATCTCCGGGCAAATCTCTATGGACAACCATTTCGAGATCGTCAGTATCGAGATTCTTAAGATGTATAGCCCCGCAGTCCATACCTGAAACCTGTAACGCGGTGGCCAGGCAGAGGGAAAGCGCCCCCTCGAGGGAAGAGGTTACCGCGAGCTCAAGGGCCAGATTCCTCTGGACAAGAATTTGGTTTTCGGCGTTTTTCTGCTGACTGATGTCCTGAACAGTACCTTCATGGTACAGCACTGCCCCAGTTGTGTCACGAACGGCCCTCGCATTCACGGAAACCCAGGTAAGGGTCCCGTCCCTGCGGCGCACCTTGAATTCGAAGTTGCGGACATGGCCTTTCTTATGAAGCAGTGCGACATAGTCGCGTCTTTGCTCAGGCTCCACATGGAGCTGTTCAATATTTGCGACCTCGGCGACCAAATCTCTTGGTGAATCATATCCATGGATACGGGCAAACGCGGGATTGGCCCTCAACTGCCGGCCATCGGGGAGGATCTGAAAAATGCCCTCGGTCGCATTCTCGAAGATTTTTCTGAACTCCTCCTCACTCTTTCGGAGTTCTTCGGTGCGCTCTTCCACGAGCCGTTCAAGATGCTCCTGGTACGCCTGTAGCTGTCGTTCCATCTCCTTGAGCTCCGTGAAGTCGTAGGTGACCACCATAGCGGCAATGGCGCCTTTAGCGGCGAGGCGATACGGCGTATAAACCACGGCGCAGTAGCGGGAACCGAGGGCAGGAAACTTGATCCAGGCTTCATCGCGCACCTCCACGCCCTCAAAGCAGCGGTCCAGCCTATCCTTTATAGCGCGACTAAACGTCTCCTGTCCCCAGAGAGTCGACACCCTTCTGCCGATGATCCCTTCCGGCTTACGCCTGTGTACAGCGGCGAAACAGCTGTTTACCCACGTGTACGTATACTGGTGATTGATCAGGCTTACCGGAACATTCAGCGCTTCAAGGAGGGCGGGGTGCTCGGTGTCTTTCAGGCGCTCGTGAATGCTTTGTTTTGCTCTGTGAGCCAGATTCGAGGTGGATCGCTTACCCGGTTTACTCCCCATAAGCCCCTCCTGGTAAGGGAATTTACGGTTTACCGACTATTACTGAAAGAGCCTCTATGACGTTGGGCTCAAACGTGAAGGAGGCGCCCTGCAGAGTTGCTTCGCGATGATAAGCGAGGGTGTGAAGCGCGCCTGCCCAAACAGGGCTAAGCGTTCGGTACGCTGATGACCGTCTGGTGCGAGAGTGACGTCGCTGCACAGCGCACATGCAGCATCGCACTCGACGAAGGTTGGAAAACCAGCAGTGGTGTTATACCCTTGCACATAATCTGGTTCGGGCGATAGCACGGAGAAGAGAAATAGCGCCGAGAGAACAAAGGAGACTATACAAAGGCTGGGTCGCATAACCCTCCTCCTCATTCGCTTATGGTTTACGCAAACGCACTAGCGATTGGCGAAGGAGGTTATAGTCTATAGTCAATTGTGGTATCGGTGGCGACTGTTGTCAAGCAAACTTCTCTTTGGAACCCCAGTCACGATTGCCGTCTGTAACCGTGTGCTGAGAAGAAAAGACTGAAGTTGAAGACTTCAGGAAGTATTCCTCTAGCTGTTCGCAGGGAGCTCTGGGCAACACCACGGGGTAAATCCTCCTCGGACCTTTGTGTGTGGGAGTCCGGTCGTGCTCAAGAAGCTATCTCGGTTATTGCTTCCCGCGGCCTGAAAATCGTGTAGTAGTCACAGGCAGTGCGATAGAACCGGCGCGGTACAATGTTTCTTCTCGGAGAAAATTCTTGAGGAATCCGGAAGTAGTTTGGAATTGAATTCGAAACCTTGCAAGGTGTTCCTTCACGTGAACCCTTTATCAGGACCTTCCTTGAGACTCCAACCCTCGCCCGTGGAAAGGATGTTCAGCCGATGCACCTAGACGATGTGGTCCGAGGCGGCATGCCCACGGTCTGTCTCGGAGGCCTGAAGAACAAGACGAACTGGTTCAATGGATATGAGCATACCTACCTGGATCGCGACATCCGCGATTTGAGCCGCATCGGGGACGTTATTCCGTTTCGCAGGCTGCTGCACCTTGTCGCCTTGAGGGCAAGCGGCATTTTGAATATCAGTGACCTCAGTAGGGACGCCCACCTCACTGCGGCCACGGTTTCCAGCTATCTCTCCATCATGGAGGTCTCCTGTGTTGTTTACCGGTTCGCTCCGTATCTGCGAAACAGATCGAGCAGACTGATAAAATCGCCTAAAATGTATCTGGGGGATTCGGGCCTTGCCTGCTACCTAGCGGGAACGGAGGATATTTCGGATGACCCCCTCAGAGGGGCACTGGTTGAAACCTACGTGGCTCAAAACCTCGTAGGAATTCTTGACGCAGGCTGGCCACAGGCGCACCTCTTCTTCTGGAATATTCAGGGACGCCATGAAGTCGATTTTATTATTGAGGCGGGGGAAAAGTGCATGGCCATTGAAGTCAGGGCGGCGGCCCGTTGGGGAAAAGACGACCTGACAGGACTCCGGACCTTTATCGCTGCGACGCCCCATTGCGTAGCGGGAATACTCGCTTACACCGGCACTAGCCCTGTTAGCCTGGGCAGTAAACTATGGGCAATTCCCCTCTCCATGTTGCTCTCATAGGAGGAGAAGGGGAGGCCGGAGAGTCGCCACCTCTCGAACTCTGTTCTTGAGGCTTAATGACGCGATGCATTCACGGGCCCGAACGGCGAATCATGGTTCACCATAACAAAGAGCGGGTCGGCTACACTGACGTTTCGCATTGCCGGATGTAATGTGCCATCAAATTGAGCGAAGGGCGGATTCACCACTTCAGAAGGTACTCGGTGTGAGCCTCACGCGCTGTTGATAACGCCAAGTCTTAATACTGAGACTGCATAGTAAGATCCGATTGCAACAGAGGTGGAGAGTTACGGTAGATGGCATCCAGCAAGCGCTTGCCTGTAAATCTCTTTCAATTCGAAGTACTGACTGGACATATCCTGAATCATCCGGATGTCCTCCTCGTCCAGAGCGCGGGCGACCTTGCCCGGTGTTCCCAGCACGAGCGATCTGGGAGGGATAACGGATCTTGGTGCCACGACGGATCCTGCTCCGATAATCGATTCTTCACCGACCACTGCTCCGTCAAGTACAACCGCTGCGATGCCGATCAACGCTCCAGCTCAGCAACGGCAAGTCTCTGCATGAACTGTGGATCAGTGATTCTGGCCTCGCCGGCGTAATGCTGTGCCTTTTCAAAATCATCCAGTGTCTGTTTGTAGCGGCCAAGCTGCCACGCTGCAATACCCCTTTCCCGGTAGAAGGCCACCAGGCTTTGATTGTCCTGGGTTGGGGGTGGAGGCGCATCGGCTTTGATCCGATTCGACTCGGTATTTCCCTTAAATGTTCCGGCCTGATTTAATATCTTGATGACATCGTCAACGCGTCTCGGCGGAGGAACAAATGCTTCTTGGCTTATGGCAGAATCGGTTACCTGTTTTGCCTCATCCAAAGACATTCGGGAAGGGGCAGCCCACGCCTGAAACGCCAGCACTGTAGCCAAAAGCATGAGCAGAACCTTACCCATAAGTATTTTTGGTTATATACTATGCAAACCAATGGAAATAAGCAAAGTGAAACTGCCACAAACTAGCAGCGCGGCTGCTTACTTTTTCGCCTGCATGAGTTTCGCTGTGCTACAATCGAGAAATTACAAACCACCATTGAGGAGGCAGCATATGAGAAGAAGACATCGGGGTTGGCGAACGTCGGGTAGTGGCCTTGTTTCAAGCGGCATTGTATGGTTCACAGCTTTGCTGCTCTTTTCCCTCTCGGGAACCGCATGGTCTCAGGCAGCCTTTAAACAGCAAGCGACAACAGCGCAGGAGGCCATCGATTTCGTGGTGATGGCAAATAGGATTCTCGTACTTGAGCACATCTTCGATGCTTTCGGCCACGTGAGTGCAAGAAACCCGGAGAACCCGAAAACCTTTTTTGTGGCGAGGGCTGTCGCGCCGGAACTGGTCACGGCCAAGGACATCCTGGAAGTGGACCTTGACGGGAACGTGGTCACGAAGAGCACGATGAGGCCTTACGCAGAGCGAATCATTCATGGGGCCATCTACAAGGCGCGGCCCGATGTGCATGCGGTCATCCACGCGCATCCTGCTTCAATCATCGCATTCTCGGTCTCGAACGTTCCGCTCAAGCCCGTGATGAACGGGGCCTCTAAATTCTATCCTGCCGTGCCTGTTTTTGACGAGTACGATTTTACGTCGCCAGGCAATACCGGAATGCTGGTAACGACCAAGGAGCAGGGCGAACTCCTGGCGAAACGCCTCGGCTCGGGACTGGCAGTGCTCATGCGTGGACACGGTTACACCGTGGTAGGCCTGGATGTGCCAAGCGCGGTGAGCAACGCGATCTCGCTACGCGATAACGCGGTCATTCAGCTCATGGCATTGCAACTGGGCACCCCCAAGTACATAAACAAGGAGGAGGCACCGGATGCGAACAAGGGGAGCCCCTACCTCGATCGCCCCTGGAATGCATGGGTGCAAAGGGTGAAGGCTGCGATGCCCGACATGAGATAGACAGGATTTAGCGTTTTACGGCGTGTTTCTTTTCAATGACTGTTAGTATCTCCACCATGACGGCGGCGAAGAAGAAGAGCAGCAGCGGCAGGTGAAATACGAAGGCCATCACCCAGCCTACGTTCACATCGTCCCAGGGGATTTCCACGTTTACGAAAAAGATGGAAGCGAGTAATCCCAGGCCCGCTAAAGCAAGAAGGGGTGTCAGGCGCGTTGACATTGGTTTTCTGAAGTATAGTACAGATTTGTAAAATTGGCACCTGCCGTCGCTGGCAGAAGAAAAGGACTGCCTCAGTTCCGTGCTTTTGCGATTGCGTCGCGGTAGTACTCGCCTGTGCTGCTGAGTGCGCCGCTCCGTAAGTTCTGATAGACGACCCGGTTGTGCCGTTGAGCGAGGTCGCGGTACGGCAGTTGCTCCAGTTCTGGTGTATAGTCCAGGTAGCCGAAGAGCAAGCCGCTCCAGAAGAATGAGACGAGGCTGACATGCTCTGTCCGTGCCAGCTTGAGGATGAGCGCTATGAACTTCTTGTCCAGAGGCTCCCAGAACGCGTAGGTGTCTCGGCGAAAGACTTCAGAAGCGGCTGCAAAGTTGTCTTGTCCGCCAGGTCTCAGTATCTTGTAGAGCCAGGCCTCGTCGATGATCGCAAGCTTTTTGTTGGCCCGGGCGATTCTAGCCATTTCAACCGCGTTCGTCACCATTCGGCCGGTAATGGGATACACGTGGATGGCAATGAAATCCACACTTGTCTGCTCCGCCAGAGCTTTGGCGAACGCCGTTTGGCTCCACGAGCCGCTGCCCGCTCCGATGAGCGTTGCGCCCCTGTCGAGCCCGGACAAAGCGAATTGAACAACCTCCATCACGTTCTGTGGCTGGTTGAGTTCCCTAAGCCCCGTAAGTCTGGCTTGCGTGTCTGGTTCTGTGATCAGACCGAGATAGTCCGGATGGAGCTCGCGCACGACGAGATGCACCATATCCCGGTACTCCCGTTTGAAGCGCTCAAGATCGAGTCCTTTGTAGATGCCCTTGAATGGGCTGAAGGGTGTGTCGGAGAACAGGACCGTGACATGCGGCATGACCTTGATCCCTCGAGCGTGAGCTTCTTGCACAACGTTCTTGTAGAAGGCCAGATACTGCGAGGCATCCGGAAAGTCCGCACGCAGCATCGGATACTGCAGCGCGAACTTGACATTTTGGATGCCCAAGGCCTTAAAGCGATCGAGACAGAGCCTTACCGTATCGAGGGATTCTGATCGGAGCAGGGCTGGTCCGCGATTCGAGTTGGCTGCGAGGAGATCCACGGAGTACACCGGGCGCCAGTCGTCACCCGTTCCAGCAATGTTTTGATCGGCGCCATCGAGAGCGCCATTGAGCCCACGATAGAGTTCGGCATAGGGCTCGGGCACAGCCTGTGCGCAATAGGCACAAGGACCGAACGTCAGAAGGAGCCCCAGGCCGACCAAAAGGGTGACGAGCGCGGCTAAGAGTGATCTCATCTTACTGTTTTGACAGAGGCGCAAGCCCGCCCTTCGAGATCGTCGGTGCGGCTTGAGGCGATGCCAGAAAGCGGATCAGAGCGCGTGCCGCTTCCGGCTGTCTGGCTGCACTCGCGACCGCGGCTGAGAAGAAGGTTTCTTCCTGCAGCTCTGCGGGGATGGGGCCGACGATCGTAACACCGGGCACGTGAAGGAGCTCGCTCATCTGCTGAAATCCTATTTCCGCCTCACCCCGTGCGACGACGGCTGCGACCGGCTCACCGGATGGCGGTCCTTTGATCTTCCGACTCTTGCCCGTGACCTGGTCGGCAACGCCAAGTCTCTGAAAGAGTGTGGTCGAAAGATAAATGCCGCTGGCGCTGTCCGAGTATGCGATCGATTTTGCCTCCAACAGGGCACGCCGAAATGCTTCAACGCTGCCGATGTCTGGCTTTGCGGCTCCGGCTCGCACGACCATACCGATCTGGGAGCGGGCGAGATCGACCTTGCTGCCCGGGCTCACCAGGCCCTGCCGACCGAGTTCATCGATCGTCGCGCCGATAATAATGACTACGTCGACGGGCTCGCCGCGCTTCATACGGGCGGGGATGGCTTCCGGCGAGTCTCCCATCGAGGGGCCGCGCGTCGTGACGAGGTGGTGTCCGCTCGCGCTCTCGAACGCAGGTGTCAATTCCTTGTAGATCTCATAAAATCCAGTTGAGACCATCACGTTTACGTCGGCTGCGGTCGCTGCACCGCTAAAGCAGAGTACCGCCAGGCCAATCAGGACTGCGATCCATCGGATACAGAATTTCTGTTTCATGACACTCCTCCCCTCAGCAGTACGTTCAAGAAACACTCAATGGCAGTGCGCATCGCCACGCTCACACTGTACAGAAATGAAATTCTTAGGTCAAGATAACAGAGTCCTGCGAATTCAAAGAATCTTAAGACAGGTGCGACTGCCGTGGCCGCCTTACCCCACAATCACGCAATCCCGGGGCACAGTACTTGCGCTGGGAACGTTGGCCAGGAGCATTGCTCGCTGCAATTCATCCGTGATCATTTCCAGCACTCGCGCAACCCCTTGGGCGCCGGCCGCCGCCAGCCCCCAGCCCCCAGCATATAGGGCGACCCACCAGAACTCCTCGAGCGCCCAGAGCCAGCGCCTTCAGGACATCAGTGCCTCTCCGGAAACCTCCATCGATAAGTATCTCCACTCCGGAACCCACAGCTTTGACTATGTCGGAAAGTACCTCTATAGAAGCTTGACAACCATCCAACACTCGTCCGCCGTGATTGGAGACTACGATGGCGTCTGCACGGGCATCTGCAGCCATGAGCGCATCCTCTATATCAATGATCCCTTTCACCACAAAAGGCAGTGACGTTGCAGATCTCAGCTCTTTTAATTCGTTTGCAGTGAAGGATTTGTTCCTCAGGGGTTTTAAACGTTCCTTCACCTTGACTCCCGCATAATCGTCTACGCACACTCCAACAGCGCAGCAGCCGGACTGTTCCGCTTCGTTCATTGCGGCAATAAGCGCCTTTCTATCCCGCAGCGGTTCAGCATTCCAGACAATAGGAGTCCCGGCAGCCTCAACGACCTGCTTAGCCGAACAGGTGGAAACCTGGCCGAGGAACATCATGGCACCCGCTTTTTCCGCCCCCTTGGCGAGCGCCATTTCAGCCTCCGGATGCACGCTGCCTACATGAGCGAACGGCGCCACGATGACGGGCGTTTTCAGAGCCTTGCCCAGAACGGTCACGGACGTAGATACCTTTTCCAGCCCGTGAAGGACGCGTAACTTTAAGACAATACGCTCGAGGGCTGCCCTGTTGCGCTGAAGCGTGAGTTCTGTTTCAGTCCCGCCGTTGATCCATTCCCAGACATCCTGCTTCATCTTTGTCTGAGCAGCTGCCTTCATCTTGTCGAGCGTCATTCCGGACAGTTCGAATTCTTCCGATCTCATGAGCACACCTCAAGGAGTGGGTTCATTTCAGAGTGCCTCGGCGTTGAAACGGGCAATGGTTCCGCTTGCCAGATTCTTGTGATAGATGCGTATGAAAAAGCGGGACGTAAGCACGAGGTAGATTACTGCGAGCACGCCCCCGATGAGAAGATTCGACGCAATACTGCTCGCTGGAAGACCGGTGGTGAGCACGCTGCGCATGGTCTCGAATACATAGGATGGCGGCATGACTGCGCTGAAGAGCCTCAATGTTGCCGGAAGCGTGGAGACGGGATAGAAAACTCCCACAAAAAGTGAGAGCACCATGGGGATGGGCCATCCAAGCCATTCGGCCGACGGGCCGAGGCGGAATATTACGGCTGAGACAAAAATACCCATTGCGATCCCGAAGAGGAGCAACACCACCATGAAGGGAAGAAGCAAGGCGCCGGTTGTCAACGCATTGTAACCGAAGAGAACAGCTGCGATAAGGATCATTACAATGAAGCCCGCTATGCCGGAACATATGCTGGTTATGATCAAACCGCTCAGATACTCCCTGATTTTCAGGGGAGAGGCAAAGTAGTTGATGAAGTTCTGGCTCCAGATGTCCTCCAGAAAAGCCATCATTATGCCCTGCTGAATGCGGCTCATGAATTCCCACAGGATGATTGCACCAAGGATAACTGTGACGAAATTGAACGTTGCCTGTCCCATGGAGGCGAGATACCTGCTGATAAAACCCCACAGTATCACATCGACGATCAGCCATAGAAAAATACTGACCAGGCGCGTTGGGTTGCTTTTAAAGAGGAAGAGCTGGCGCACAAAGACTGCGAAGACTCTCGATAGGCTCATGGGTTCATTCCTTCAGGCGAAGCGGCTCGCGCGCAACGGTTATGAACAATTCATCCAGGTCTTTCTTGCCATGCTCTCCGGGCAGTGTCTTCGGATCGCCGCTCAGGAGGATTTTCCCGTGCGAGAGAAAGAGCACACGATCGCACACTGCTTCGATCTCGTTCATGTTGTGTGATGTCCAGAGGATACCGGCTTTTGTGCCCAGTGCGTAAGCTTTTATCTTTTCACGGATAAGCTGTGAGACGCTGGGGTCGAGCGAAGCAGTGGGTTCGTCAAGGAGCAGCAGTCGCGGCCTGTTCATGAGCGCCTTGGCAAGATTGAGGCGGCTGAGTTCGCCGGATGAAAGCAAGCCTGTCTTAGTATGGACGAAACGCTCCAGGTCGAATTCCTGGAGCAATGACTTGAGTCGCACGTTAAGTTGCTTTAACTCGTACAGCAGCCCGAAGACGTAAAGGTTCTGCCACACGGTCAGGTTAGCAGGCACATGAGCATAGACAGCTGCGAAGTTGATGCTTCTTCTTATATCGGATCCGCATTTTTTGAGGTCATTGCCCAATATTTCGATCAATCCTGCAGTCGGCTCCAGAATACCCAGTACCATGTTGATGGTGGTAGTTTTACCCGCGCCGTTCGGTCCGAGCAGCCCGATTATCTCACCTTCCCCCACGGAAAAGGTGATACGGTCTACGGCGGTGAAGCCGTCATATTGCTTGGTCAAGTCCGAGATTTTCAAGATACTAGTGTCAGCCATACAACGCCCGGATGCGGATCTCCTGTGTGCGCCATAAGCATAGCATAAAGCAAGAGCCGACACCTTGCGGGCGCGTACCCCATTTTGCTTTTTCAGTCGATTATGCTATGGTGAAGGGGTTGGAACCTCTGATCATCCCCCGCAAGGAACACCGGATATCGAGAAAGCAGATCAGTCCCAATGCCCTGCGCGCACTTTACCGCCTCCACGGGCGCGGGTTTACTGCGTATCTGGTGGGCGGATGTGTACGCGACTTGCTCCTCGAGCGCACGCCAAAGGATTTCGACATAGGGACCAACGCGACGCCGGGGCAGATCAGGCGGCTTTTCCATAACTGTCGCCTGATAGGCCGCCGTTTTATACTGGCCCATCTCCACTTCGATGACGAAATTGTGGAAGTATCAACCTTTCGACGGGCAGCGCTCCCATCGGACATTCCGGCACCCGAAGAGGAAGGCTCCACCAGACGTCCGTATTACAGGGAAACAGAGGATGGGATGGTCCTGCTGGACAATGTGTTCGGCACACCCGAGGAGGATGCCCTGCGCCGCGACTTTACCATCAACGCCCTTTTCTACAATATTGCAGATTTTTCCGTTGTCGACTATACGACAGGGCTCAGCGATCTGGAGCAGCGGCTCATCCGCCCTATAGGTGACCCTCGTGTCCGCTTTACCGAAGACCCTGTGCGCATGCTGCGTGCTGCTCGGTTTGCCGCGTCTCACGATCTCGTCATAGAACCTGCTACCTGGGAAATCCTGTGCGAGCTTGCTCCGACTATCTCCCGCGCGTCACCGGCGAGACTCTACGAAGAGGTGCAGAAACTCTTTCTTCTCGGATCAGCGCGACCGGCATTCAGCCTGTTGGAGAAGAGCGGCCTTCTCTCGGCTCTCTTACCCGCCCTCACCCGTTGGATCTATGAGAAGAGCGATCACATGAGGTGGCTTGAAGCCAACCTCGAGAGTCTCGGCAGGCTTTACGGGAACGGGAGTGGAGTGTCTCCTGCGCTCTTTATGGCAGCCCTGCTGGGTCCAAATCTGGAGGAGGCCGCGCTGGCTCTCCATCGCACAGGCATCCCCTATCGTCAGGCGCTGGATGCGTCGTGTGACGTGTTCATGAAGGAAACCCTTAAGGTTGTTTCCATTCCGAGGAAGGTCAGCGACCGGCTTCGGGGTATCCTGGGTCTTCAAACTTCGCTGCACAGAATGCCGCCGCGAAGGCCGTTGTCTGTGGT comes from the Syntrophorhabdales bacterium genome and includes:
- a CDS encoding PAS domain S-box protein, with translation MGSKPGKRSTSNLAHRAKQSIHERLKDTEHPALLEALNVPVSLINHQYTYTWVNSCFAAVHRRKPEGIIGRRVSTLWGQETFSRAIKDRLDRCFEGVEVRDEAWIKFPALGSRYCAVVYTPYRLAAKGAIAAMVVTYDFTELKEMERQLQAYQEHLERLVEERTEELRKSEEEFRKIFENATEGIFQILPDGRQLRANPAFARIHGYDSPRDLVAEVANIEQLHVEPEQRRDYVALLHKKGHVRNFEFKVRRRDGTLTWVSVNARAVRDTTGAVLYHEGTVQDISQQKNAENQILVQRNLALELAVTSSLEGALSLCLATALQVSGMDCGAIHLKNLDTDDLEMVVHRDLPGDLASRFSLVKARSELWLLLTQRRSVAHSLADQISEEVRPYIVGEGIRSAVMVPVFFKGEVIASMNLGSREVVLAREQGWPTLELIAGQLGNIIVRIQARGQLEKEIETRREAERALEAERLDLQEANAALKVLLKRREEDKKELEDRLVSTVKQLVVPHVEKLKKSKLEPLQRAAVDCIEGNLKEILSPFLNNLRRFNFTPRQLEIIALIKEGRTTKDIAEFLHVSQDAIDKQRLLIRKKLDLNREANLRSYLLSLT
- a CDS encoding DUF4143 domain-containing protein codes for the protein MHLDDVVRGGMPTVCLGGLKNKTNWFNGYEHTYLDRDIRDLSRIGDVIPFRRLLHLVALRASGILNISDLSRDAHLTAATVSSYLSIMEVSCVVYRFAPYLRNRSSRLIKSPKMYLGDSGLACYLAGTEDISDDPLRGALVETYVAQNLVGILDAGWPQAHLFFWNIQGRHEVDFIIEAGEKCMAIEVRAAARWGKDDLTGLRTFIAATPHCVAGILAYTGTSPVSLGSKLWAIPLSMLLS
- a CDS encoding class II aldolase/adducin family protein, with the protein product MRRRHRGWRTSGSGLVSSGIVWFTALLLFSLSGTAWSQAAFKQQATTAQEAIDFVVMANRILVLEHIFDAFGHVSARNPENPKTFFVARAVAPELVTAKDILEVDLDGNVVTKSTMRPYAERIIHGAIYKARPDVHAVIHAHPASIIAFSVSNVPLKPVMNGASKFYPAVPVFDEYDFTSPGNTGMLVTTKEQGELLAKRLGSGLAVLMRGHGYTVVGLDVPSAVSNAISLRDNAVIQLMALQLGTPKYINKEEAPDANKGSPYLDRPWNAWVQRVKAAMPDMR
- a CDS encoding substrate-binding domain-containing protein yields the protein MKQKFCIRWIAVLIGLAVLCFSGAATAADVNVMVSTGFYEIYKELTPAFESASGHHLVTTRGPSMGDSPEAIPARMKRGEPVDVVIIIGATIDELGRQGLVSPGSKVDLARSQIGMVVRAGAAKPDIGSVEAFRRALLEAKSIAYSDSASGIYLSTTLFQRLGVADQVTGKSRKIKGPPSGEPVAAVVARGEAEIGFQQMSELLHVPGVTIVGPIPAELQEETFFSAAVASAARQPEAARALIRFLASPQAAPTISKGGLAPLSKQ
- a CDS encoding alpha-hydroxy-acid oxidizing protein; the protein is MRSEEFELSGMTLDKMKAAAQTKMKQDVWEWINGGTETELTLQRNRAALERIVLKLRVLHGLEKVSTSVTVLGKALKTPVIVAPFAHVGSVHPEAEMALAKGAEKAGAMMFLGQVSTCSAKQVVEAAGTPIVWNAEPLRDRKALIAAMNEAEQSGCCAVGVCVDDYAGVKVKERLKPLRNKSFTANELKELRSATSLPFVVKGIIDIEDALMAADARADAIVVSNHGGRVLDGCQASIEVLSDIVKAVGSGVEILIDGGFRRGTDVLKALALGARGVLVGRPICWGLGAGGGRRPRGCASAGNDHG
- a CDS encoding ABC transporter permease, with translation MSLSRVFAVFVRQLFLFKSNPTRLVSIFLWLIVDVILWGFISRYLASMGQATFNFVTVILGAIILWEFMSRIQQGIMMAFLEDIWSQNFINYFASPLKIREYLSGLIITSICSGIAGFIVMILIAAVLFGYNALTTGALLLPFMVVLLLFGIAMGIFVSAVIFRLGPSAEWLGWPIPMVLSLFVGVFYPVSTLPATLRLFSAVMPPSYVFETMRSVLTTGLPASSIASNLLIGGVLAVIYLVLTSRFFIRIYHKNLASGTIARFNAEAL
- a CDS encoding ABC transporter ATP-binding protein → MADTSILKISDLTKQYDGFTAVDRITFSVGEGEIIGLLGPNGAGKTTTINMVLGILEPTAGLIEILGNDLKKCGSDIRRSINFAAVYAHVPANLTVWQNLYVFGLLYELKQLNVRLKSLLQEFDLERFVHTKTGLLSSGELSRLNLAKALMNRPRLLLLDEPTASLDPSVSQLIREKIKAYALGTKAGILWTSHNMNEIEAVCDRVLFLSHGKILLSGDPKTLPGEHGKKDLDELFITVAREPLRLKE
- the pcnB gene encoding polynucleotide adenylyltransferase PcnB codes for the protein MEPLIIPRKEHRISRKQISPNALRALYRLHGRGFTAYLVGGCVRDLLLERTPKDFDIGTNATPGQIRRLFHNCRLIGRRFILAHLHFDDEIVEVSTFRRAALPSDIPAPEEEGSTRRPYYRETEDGMVLLDNVFGTPEEDALRRDFTINALFYNIADFSVVDYTTGLSDLEQRLIRPIGDPRVRFTEDPVRMLRAARFAASHDLVIEPATWEILCELAPTISRASPARLYEEVQKLFLLGSARPAFSLLEKSGLLSALLPALTRWIYEKSDHMRWLEANLESLGRLYGNGSGVSPALFMAALLGPNLEEAALALHRTGIPYRQALDASCDVFMKETLKVVSIPRKVSDRLRGILGLQTSLHRMPPRRPLSVVGRPEFGEALAYLRLGAEVRDKHRIPLAWWDRFLAEGQAALPSEAGSGEPPVSKKRRRRRKRRRSPKPAV